One genomic window of Mycetocola zhujimingii includes the following:
- a CDS encoding MinD/ParA family ATP-binding protein: MTDTVPTFPRIEATVLPDATGTVVINGNVQPVAGADDQAVREAILERVASTAREVGRAVRLTTRDALGEQLLAVHPDGRVEALSDIDRTAAVISPPPNAVETPASELKLTQTGVTAPPRATLNDFLQSRPPAPVGPATTGWQGTVRRLTGGLVSPKPSASELGHRNAIERVQRSLRGPRTVVVINPKGGAHKTTATLLLAATFGTHRGGSTLAWDNNETRGTLGWRAQPARHQNTAVDLLRDLSRFNDVRNAQLGDLDNYVRAQGSTQFDVLASDEDAAASSTIDASAFTELHHTLSRFYRVIVVDTGNNMRASNWEAALNAADQLVIVSTIREDTAASAAWLVDALYEKGHEQKVREAVTVLASPSKVSDPELNRRLDQHFRSQTRAVHYVPHDDALVDGGTLNFDALAPSTREAWLQVTASVADGL, from the coding sequence ATGACCGATACGGTTCCTACGTTCCCGCGCATCGAGGCGACCGTTTTGCCCGACGCCACAGGAACTGTCGTCATCAATGGCAACGTCCAGCCGGTGGCCGGCGCCGACGACCAGGCGGTGCGTGAAGCAATCCTTGAGCGCGTTGCAAGCACGGCGCGCGAGGTGGGGAGAGCGGTCCGGCTTACTACCCGTGATGCTCTGGGAGAGCAGCTGCTTGCGGTCCATCCAGATGGGCGCGTGGAGGCGCTGTCGGACATAGATCGAACTGCAGCTGTCATTTCGCCGCCCCCAAATGCTGTCGAAACCCCCGCAAGTGAGTTAAAGCTAACCCAAACGGGTGTCACTGCACCTCCCCGGGCGACACTCAACGATTTTTTGCAGTCTCGCCCACCCGCGCCGGTTGGGCCAGCGACAACCGGCTGGCAGGGCACAGTGCGGCGACTGACAGGCGGACTGGTCTCGCCGAAACCGAGCGCGTCCGAGCTGGGACACCGTAATGCCATCGAACGAGTCCAGCGCTCACTTCGCGGTCCAAGAACAGTAGTGGTTATCAATCCCAAGGGTGGAGCGCACAAAACCACGGCCACGCTCCTGCTCGCCGCGACGTTCGGAACCCACCGCGGCGGTTCAACCCTCGCTTGGGATAACAACGAAACCCGTGGCACCTTGGGGTGGCGGGCGCAACCCGCGCGGCATCAGAACACGGCAGTGGATCTGCTGCGAGACCTCAGCCGGTTCAATGACGTCCGGAACGCCCAGCTCGGCGACCTGGACAACTACGTTCGGGCCCAAGGGTCGACGCAATTCGACGTACTCGCTTCCGACGAGGATGCCGCAGCTTCCTCAACCATCGACGCGAGCGCATTCACCGAGCTGCACCACACCCTCAGCCGCTTCTACCGCGTCATCGTCGTTGACACCGGAAACAACATGCGAGCGTCCAACTGGGAAGCAGCGCTCAACGCCGCCGATCAGCTCGTCATCGTTTCCACCATTCGCGAAGATACCGCCGCCAGCGCGGCATGGCTTGTTGATGCCCTGTACGAGAAAGGGCATGAGCAGAAAGTCCGCGAGGCGGTCACCGTGCTCGCCTCACCTTCAAAAGTTTCTGATCCAGAGTTGAACCGTCGTCTGGACCAGCATTTCCGGTCGCAGACGCGAGCTGTGCACTACGTGCCGCACGACGATGCTCTTGTCGATGGCGGAACGTTGAACTTCGATGCCCTTGCACCGAGCACACGTGAGGCGTGGCTCCAGGTCACTGCCAGCGTTGCGGACGGGCTATGA